One Besnoitia besnoiti strain Bb-Ger1 chromosome VIII, whole genome shotgun sequence DNA segment encodes these proteins:
- a CDS encoding hypothetical protein (encoded by transcript BESB_085650) — protein sequence MIDRFPDLQRVVAGTPPLEGGLGYEQPVSLSGKAGVVGLQHPETCNDTSLATAGCPASAAAVAAVRYSKAIMCAGQTSPRIPSPHKTPSVSTAPSEAPPVPGPSSYPAHSPLSSFFPPPTSSVEVHDALKHEKTQDATQALDGHSPFSLLSPETFCSSETSGESMSDSAQSASSLSPTQRGHGKSGAFYCVEASTDFGGGQTDCGSSLFPFLRRAKVLKIAINEVLLQQQQTGYLLHLHSPGAAAPLQPYCCPGCAPNGGTGGSCQGAQDTGLCYNCELASHVHAAQQLLQRAHSALRQLQQQHEEDEQRHLKLQETQNNQHGSFKKHMHMQQASSAQAAELRIRRSVIQQHQQQLQVALEQQQQLEQDLRARWEGEVSAEMRILYPEASSAELQHAVQKIGESTFEGDHTTLAVAAMAAATTGSTEAADVLAAKCRQLQKLGASLLEVQRMMEEMQRQQQWRQQQLSSIAEAAACSRQNTASAIEDMLLARKYQRRAYKHSLLLIGGLVALFLFFFIPSSPFLPLLFWLHGEGRPP from the exons ATGATCGATCGTTTCCCGGATCTTCAACGGGTGGTGGCGGGCACCCCTCCGCTGGAAGGAGGGCTGGGATATGAGCAGCCCGTATCGCTGTCTGGCAAAGCGGGGGTCGTGGGGCTGCAGCATCCGGAGACGTGTAACGACACCAGCCTGGCAACCGCGGGATGTCCTGCTAGTGCCGCAGCGGTGGCAGCGGTCCGATATTCTAAGGCAATTATGTGTGCTGGGCAAACTTCTCCGCGTATACCGTCCCCACATAAGACGCCCTCCGTCTCCACAGCCCCATCGGAAGCCCCACCGGTGCCTGGTCCATCCTCGTATCCGGCGCATTCGCCGCTATCGTCTTTCTTCCCGCCGCCCACTTCATCTGTTGAAGTCCATGACGCACTGAAGCATGAGAAGACTCAAGACGCAACACAAGCTCTTGATGGCCACTCTCCCTTTTCGTTGCTCTCCCCAGAAACTTTTTGCTCCTCGGAGACCTCGGGCGAGTCCATGTCTGACAGTGCCCagtcggcgtcttctctgtcgccgacgcagcgcggcCACGGAAAGTCTGGCGCTTTTTATTGCGTAGAGGCATCGACGGACTTCGGTGGGGGCCAAACAGACTGCGGTTCGTCGTTGTTTCCATTCTTGCGCAGAGCTAAAGTTTTGAAGATTGCCATTAACGAGGTTCttctccagcagcagcaaacGGGATAccttcttcatcttcatTCCCCtggtgcggctgcgcctctccagccCTACTGCTGTCCTGGCTGCGCTCCGAATGGAGGCACTGGTGGGAGCTGTCAAGGTGCGCAGGACACGGGGCTTTGTTACAACTGCGAATTAGCTAGTCATGTGCATGCGGCCCAGCAGTTGCTTCAACGGGCACACAGTGCCCTGCGCCAGCTCCAGCAACAGCATGAGGAAGATGAACAGCGTCACCTAAAGCTTCAAGAGACGCAAAACAATCAACATGGAAGCTTCAAGAagcacatgcacatgcagcaggcttcttcagcgcaggccgcagaaCTGCGTATTCGGAGAAGCGTCATCCAGCAGCACCAACAGCAGCTTCAGGTGGCCCTCGAACAGCAGCAACAACTCGAGCAGGAtttgcgcgcgcgctgggagGGCGAGGTGTCAGCTGAGATGAGAATTT TGTATCCTGAGGCCTCCTCAGCGGAGCTACAACACGCCGTTCAGAAAATCGGAGAAAGCACTTTCGAGGGAGACCATACCACGCTCGCAGTGGCAGCcatggcggcggcgacaacG GGTTCCACGGAAGCCGCGGACGTTCTGGCGGCCAAAtgccggcagctgcagaaacTAGGAGCAA GTCTCCTCGAGGTACAACGTATGATGGAAGAAATGCAACGACAGCAACAGTGGAGACAACAGCAGCTGTCCTCTATAGCAGAagccgcagcctgcagcagacAAAACACGGCGTCTGCTATTGAAGATATGCTTCTAGCGCGAAAGTATCAAAGACGGGCATACAAG CATTCCCTACTTTTGATCGGCGGGCTTGTGGCATTATTTCTGTTCTTTTTCATTCCCTCGTCACCTTTTCTTCCCTTGTTGTTCTGGCTACACGGAGAGGGTCGACCGCCCTAA